One genomic region from Sphingobacterium multivorum encodes:
- a CDS encoding thiamine diphosphokinase: MSSHHIVRENQEPALLIEDLFLIDEEGLGQLLEWSPTIVIEAETIDLLDARGYKFDIVFTKNSINDSQENLKIISYDNDFLKTAIEYLIAHQYKAVNILTDQLDVAYYRPYLEQINIVLITKGVRYCFVTTGFTKWKPAGERIRIEGLDADEKNTHEGLIKINDNDNEYEMEKDGLFVLKFSHIKYILIGEKIA; the protein is encoded by the coding sequence ATGTCATCTCATCACATTGTTCGAGAGAATCAGGAACCTGCATTACTGATTGAAGACCTTTTCCTCATCGACGAAGAGGGCTTGGGGCAGTTGCTGGAATGGAGCCCCACAATTGTCATTGAGGCGGAAACCATCGATTTATTGGATGCGCGTGGTTATAAGTTCGATATCGTTTTTACAAAAAACTCCATTAACGATTCACAGGAAAATTTAAAGATCATTTCCTATGATAATGATTTTCTAAAGACGGCTATAGAATACCTGATAGCACATCAATACAAAGCGGTGAATATCCTGACTGATCAGCTTGATGTGGCTTATTACCGGCCCTATCTGGAGCAGATTAATATTGTGCTGATCACGAAGGGCGTACGCTATTGTTTTGTAACAACGGGCTTCACCAAATGGAAGCCTGCAGGGGAAAGAATCCGAATTGAGGGGCTTGATGCTGATGAAAAAAACACGCACGAAGGCTTGATTAAGATCAATGACAATGACAACGAATACGAAATGGAAAAAGACGGCTTATTTGTCCTTAAATTTTCCCATATAAAATACATTTTAATAGGAGAAAAGATTGCATGA
- a CDS encoding GNAT family N-acetyltransferase translates to MITIELAEQSDIRSISNMAHSIWPVTYGEILSQDQIDFMLEKSYTVEGLAESMVNGQFFYVLKEDGIGQGFIALKTLEDRVRIEKLYLMPNVQGKGFGKALIDFASEKTILKGKGILELNVNRNNPAYHFYLKQGFEVIETIDIPYYDYVLNDYVMQKEVKA, encoded by the coding sequence ATGATAACAATAGAATTGGCAGAACAAAGCGATATCAGAAGCATTTCAAATATGGCGCATAGTATTTGGCCTGTTACTTATGGAGAGATACTTTCACAGGATCAAATTGACTTTATGCTCGAAAAAAGCTATACCGTTGAGGGACTTGCAGAAAGTATGGTTAATGGCCAATTTTTTTATGTTTTGAAAGAAGATGGTATCGGCCAGGGATTTATTGCCTTGAAAACTCTTGAGGATCGTGTACGTATTGAAAAGCTCTATTTGATGCCCAATGTGCAAGGAAAAGGTTTCGGAAAGGCGCTGATAGACTTCGCTTCAGAAAAAACCATCTTAAAGGGTAAAGGGATTCTTGAATTGAACGTAAATAGAAATAACCCTGCTTACCATTTCTATTTAAAGCAGGGCTTTGAGGTCATTGAAACGATTGATATTCCTTATTATGATTATGTTCTAAACGATTATGTCATGCAAAAGGAAGTAAAAGCTTAG
- a CDS encoding M20/M25/M40 family metallo-hydrolase: protein MNSIPKIILSISLLALSAVSYGQQVISEQERQDVSRILHTLAADDMRGRSALTKDIEPAADFIAAEMKRIGLSPYAEQNYRQTFQLDKISPVSKSATINKQLIPADHIISLGNHVNLQWDNTNTHNIVEIKSGDDFAKVFREHSLAKENTLVLVDPSFESYFVRFGQMLNSPKFIEESTRQKPSIVYLLTAEKPQTFQIHIERKLQNFPLFNVAGIIPGKSKPNEYVIFSGHYDHIGILPAVGQDSIANGADDDASGVTAMLTLADYYKKQNNNERTLIFVAFTAEELGMYGSKYFSNHIDADQVVAMINMEMIGKDSKFGPNTVYITGYDQSNLGELMQENLKNTNFRFYPDPYTKQNLFYRSDNAVLAAKGVPAHSFSTSQMDKDEYYHTVKDEVSTLNVQNIISSIEAIAIGTSGIVTGKQTPSRVEKLKD, encoded by the coding sequence ATGAATTCAATACCTAAAATTATACTGTCTATATCTTTACTTGCACTCTCGGCAGTAAGCTATGGACAGCAAGTTATTTCCGAGCAGGAACGCCAAGATGTGAGCCGCATACTCCATACCTTAGCCGCCGACGATATGCGGGGGAGATCGGCTTTGACAAAAGACATCGAACCAGCTGCAGATTTTATCGCTGCCGAAATGAAGAGAATAGGCCTCAGCCCCTACGCAGAACAAAATTACAGGCAAACATTCCAATTGGATAAAATCTCTCCCGTAAGCAAATCCGCAACCATCAATAAGCAGCTGATCCCAGCTGACCATATTATTTCACTTGGAAATCACGTGAATTTACAGTGGGACAATACAAACACCCATAACATTGTTGAAATAAAATCGGGCGATGATTTTGCGAAAGTATTTAGAGAACATTCTCTAGCCAAAGAAAATACACTTGTATTGGTAGATCCTTCCTTTGAAAGCTATTTTGTCCGTTTCGGTCAGATGCTCAACTCCCCTAAATTTATAGAGGAATCCACCAGGCAAAAACCATCAATTGTCTACCTTTTAACAGCGGAGAAACCCCAAACTTTTCAAATTCATATTGAACGGAAACTTCAAAATTTCCCCTTATTTAACGTGGCCGGAATCATCCCCGGAAAAAGTAAACCGAACGAATACGTTATCTTTTCGGGACATTACGATCATATTGGCATCCTTCCGGCAGTAGGCCAAGATTCTATTGCCAATGGCGCAGATGACGATGCCTCGGGCGTGACCGCAATGCTGACCCTTGCAGATTACTACAAAAAACAAAATAATAATGAAAGGACCCTTATTTTCGTCGCTTTTACGGCAGAAGAACTGGGCATGTATGGCTCAAAATATTTTTCCAACCACATCGATGCCGATCAGGTCGTGGCCATGATCAATATGGAAATGATCGGAAAAGATTCCAAATTCGGTCCCAATACAGTGTATATTACAGGATACGATCAGTCGAATCTTGGTGAATTAATGCAGGAAAATTTAAAAAACACAAATTTCCGATTCTATCCTGATCCATATACCAAACAAAATCTCTTTTATCGAAGCGATAATGCGGTATTGGCAGCCAAAGGTGTGCCTGCGCATTCATTTTCAACATCCCAAATGGATAAGGATGAATATTACCATACCGTAAAAGATGAAGTGTCTACATTAAATGTTCAGAATATCATTTCCAGTATAGAAGCGATCGCCATAGGCACCTCGGGAATTGTAACAGGCAAACAAACACCTTCACGGGTCGAAAAACTAAAAGATTAG
- a CDS encoding rhodanese-like domain-containing protein has product MKEVSVQELKNKIDNNEDFQLIDVRESFEYEVSNLNGLNIPLSGILIEADKIAKDKPVIVQCRSGKRSAQAIMLLEQQGFENLANLKGGILAWKEEIDPELDVY; this is encoded by the coding sequence ATGAAAGAAGTATCTGTACAAGAATTAAAGAATAAAATCGATAACAACGAAGATTTTCAGTTGATAGACGTTCGTGAATCCTTTGAGTATGAAGTATCCAATTTAAATGGATTGAATATTCCACTTTCAGGTATACTGATCGAAGCTGATAAGATTGCGAAAGATAAACCTGTTATCGTACAATGCCGTTCTGGAAAACGTTCTGCACAGGCGATTATGTTATTGGAACAACAGGGTTTTGAAAATCTTGCAAATTTAAAAGGCGGAATTTTAGCTTGGAAAGAGGAAATCGATCCAGAGTTAGACGTTTATTAA
- a CDS encoding DUF6358 family protein, protein MLKYFFLNIVLSLAIVFLVYSGFEGYKAGNMLVTGLSIAFLVVLIYLRVVLSKRVRSLIQEKESGKQQPTTKQKKK, encoded by the coding sequence ATGTTAAAGTATTTTTTTCTAAATATAGTGTTGAGTTTGGCTATTGTATTTTTAGTTTACAGTGGTTTTGAAGGGTATAAGGCCGGCAACATGCTGGTAACGGGATTATCCATCGCCTTTCTGGTGGTTTTGATCTATCTCCGTGTTGTTTTAAGCAAGCGGGTTCGATCACTTATTCAGGAAAAAGAAAGCGGTAAACAACAACCTACTACAAAACAAAAGAAGAAGTAA
- the gcvT gene encoding glycine cleavage system aminomethyltransferase GcvT — MLKNTALSETHIALGAKMVPFAGFNMPVQYTGINDEHETVRTGVGVFDVSHMGEFILKGEKALDLLQKISSNDVSKLYDGKVQYAYIPNETGGVVDDFLTYRIDDKTYFLVVNASNIEKDWNWISKYNTAGVEMKNISDQTSLFAVQGPKAADALQSLTDIELAPMEYYTFAKGTFAGVENVLVSATGYTGAGGFEIYVANEDAQKVWDAIFEAGKAYGIKPIGLGARDTLRLEMGFCLYGNDIDDNTSPLEGGLGWVTKFTKDFVNSAALKAEKEAGLKKKLVGFEMIDRGIPRHDYEIVDADGNVIGRVTSGTQSPTLKKSIGLGYVDTAFSKDGTEIFILIRNQKIKAKVTKPPFVK; from the coding sequence ATGTTAAAAAATACTGCCCTTTCGGAGACGCACATTGCTTTAGGAGCAAAAATGGTTCCCTTTGCAGGCTTCAACATGCCCGTACAATACACAGGCATCAATGATGAGCACGAAACAGTTCGCACAGGTGTAGGAGTTTTTGATGTAAGCCACATGGGTGAATTCATCCTAAAAGGGGAAAAAGCCCTGGATCTACTTCAAAAAATCTCTTCCAATGATGTGTCAAAATTATACGATGGCAAAGTTCAATATGCTTATATCCCCAATGAAACTGGCGGTGTAGTTGATGACTTCCTAACATACCGTATAGACGATAAGACATATTTTTTGGTTGTGAATGCGTCAAATATTGAGAAAGACTGGAACTGGATCTCCAAATACAATACAGCTGGTGTGGAGATGAAGAATATCTCTGATCAAACCTCCTTATTCGCGGTACAAGGTCCTAAGGCTGCAGATGCACTTCAATCGCTTACCGACATCGAATTAGCTCCAATGGAATACTATACCTTTGCAAAAGGTACATTTGCGGGCGTAGAGAATGTGTTGGTTTCTGCAACAGGATATACGGGAGCTGGAGGTTTTGAAATCTATGTGGCCAATGAAGATGCCCAAAAAGTATGGGATGCTATTTTCGAAGCCGGTAAAGCTTATGGAATCAAACCTATTGGTTTAGGTGCCCGTGATACTTTACGTCTAGAAATGGGTTTCTGCCTATACGGAAATGACATCGACGATAATACTTCTCCTTTAGAAGGCGGTTTAGGCTGGGTAACGAAGTTTACAAAAGACTTTGTGAATTCTGCGGCGCTTAAAGCGGAAAAAGAAGCTGGTCTAAAGAAAAAGCTCGTTGGTTTCGAAATGATTGACAGAGGCATTCCTCGTCATGATTACGAAATTGTTGATGCTGATGGAAATGTAATTGGACGTGTGACTTCAGGTACGCAATCACCAACATTGAAAAAATCAATCGGTTTAGGTTATGTGGACACAGCCTTTTCAAAAGACGGCACCGAGATCTTCATTCTGATCCGTAATCAAAAAATAAAAGCAAAAGTAACAAAACCACCATTTGTGAAGTAA
- a CDS encoding DUF6929 family protein, protein MLKLILEAFISISGITAASGIVYQDRQIHIVSDNSNYIYSYSITDQKLSKTALRQSDPMENRAKAAKMDLESITFDGSRYYLYGSGSTPNRNTRFIWDGKTVLQEDYSNIYSSLMEKFNISKEDFNIEGVVHLKDKILFFNRGNGPKGINAILEYHPLAAEQSRCIPIELPKLNGISTGFSDATLVGNEIYFIATAENAKSTYLDGEISGSLLGKIPSDLSGKPETFEIPEKHKFEGITLKEETAHGLIFLLCEDTDSEDDHMTIYSLRVSN, encoded by the coding sequence ATGTTAAAATTGATTCTCGAAGCCTTTATCAGCATATCCGGTATTACCGCAGCTTCTGGTATTGTCTATCAGGATAGGCAAATCCATATCGTTTCTGACAATAGCAATTATATCTACAGCTATAGTATCACAGACCAAAAGTTGTCAAAAACGGCACTACGGCAGTCTGATCCAATGGAAAATAGGGCTAAAGCAGCTAAAATGGATTTGGAATCGATCACTTTCGATGGAAGCCGCTATTATCTCTATGGTTCTGGTTCTACCCCAAACAGAAACACTCGTTTTATTTGGGACGGCAAAACAGTCCTTCAGGAAGACTACAGTAACATCTATTCTTCCTTAATGGAAAAATTCAATATTTCCAAAGAAGACTTCAATATTGAAGGCGTAGTTCATTTAAAAGATAAGATCTTATTTTTTAACCGGGGAAATGGCCCTAAAGGCATAAATGCCATTTTAGAGTATCATCCGCTTGCTGCCGAACAATCCCGCTGTATCCCGATTGAACTACCCAAGCTCAATGGCATATCGACAGGTTTCTCAGATGCGACCCTGGTTGGAAATGAAATCTATTTTATTGCTACCGCCGAAAATGCAAAATCGACTTATCTGGATGGAGAGATCAGTGGTTCCCTCCTTGGAAAAATACCTTCCGATCTTTCCGGCAAACCCGAGACATTCGAAATTCCCGAAAAGCATAAATTTGAAGGAATCACATTGAAAGAGGAAACTGCCCATGGCCTAATTTTCCTACTATGTGAAGATACCGATAGCGAAGATGATCATATGACCATCTATTCGCTCCGGGTAAGCAATTAA
- a CDS encoding pseudouridine synthase: MPLEILYQDESIVAINKPHGLLVHRSAIARDASAFALQLLRDQLGKTVYPAHRLDRKTGGILLFSLNKETDQYLQKSFQERKINKKYLAVLRGFAPAEGLIDYPLKRDDGTVQEAQTSFRLLAQGELAVPFGKFPTARYSLVEANPITGRMHQLRRHFAHIFHPIIGDRPHGCNKQNKFWKEAYQMDTMLLHASELTFKHPLSGEDVHIKAPLQPDFIRVLEILNLNAIC, translated from the coding sequence ATGCCTTTAGAAATACTTTATCAAGACGAATCCATCGTTGCAATCAATAAACCACATGGACTATTGGTGCACCGATCTGCTATTGCGCGCGATGCTTCAGCGTTTGCCCTACAGCTCCTTCGGGACCAATTAGGAAAAACCGTTTATCCCGCACATCGTTTGGACCGGAAGACCGGAGGCATTCTGTTATTTTCATTAAATAAGGAGACGGACCAATACTTACAAAAAAGTTTTCAGGAGCGTAAGATCAACAAAAAATACCTCGCTGTTCTGAGGGGCTTCGCGCCAGCAGAAGGCCTGATTGACTATCCCTTAAAAAGGGACGATGGCACCGTTCAGGAAGCACAAACATCTTTTCGCTTACTTGCTCAAGGCGAGTTGGCCGTTCCCTTCGGAAAATTTCCGACAGCACGATACAGTCTCGTCGAAGCCAACCCAATTACAGGTCGTATGCATCAGTTACGTCGCCATTTTGCGCATATCTTTCATCCCATTATCGGCGATCGCCCGCATGGATGCAATAAACAAAACAAGTTCTGGAAAGAAGCCTACCAAATGGATACCATGCTATTGCATGCCTCGGAGCTGACCTTTAAACATCCTTTATCGGGCGAAGACGTTCATATCAAAGCGCCCCTACAACCCGATTTCATCCGGGTATTGGAAATATTAAACCTCAACGCGATATGTTAA
- a CDS encoding DUF4359 domain-containing protein, which yields MSKKRIFSLILIVIMLAAILTNPSKEEHEKVVRAKAEQLLKSQLHAKDQEFFGLGMQLFGNDIVDKFIQSSVVVDNYYLFSLTKIKWQGTEQIIGGGAFKYIWLSPKIDEKADEIIAALKKI from the coding sequence ATGAGCAAAAAAAGAATATTTTCACTGATTTTGATCGTCATCATGCTGGCCGCAATTTTGACTAACCCAAGCAAAGAGGAACACGAAAAGGTTGTACGCGCGAAAGCTGAACAGCTATTGAAAAGCCAGCTTCATGCGAAAGATCAAGAGTTTTTCGGATTGGGGATGCAGCTCTTCGGAAATGACATCGTCGATAAATTTATCCAAAGTTCCGTTGTGGTCGACAACTACTATTTGTTTTCGCTAACCAAAATAAAATGGCAGGGTACAGAACAGATTATCGGTGGCGGAGCTTTTAAATACATCTGGCTGAGCCCAAAAATTGATGAAAAGGCCGACGAAATTATTGCTGCATTGAAAAAGATTTAA
- a CDS encoding DUF4112 domain-containing protein, which translates to MHREKTPADKLKQIDQDFGWIDRISWLMDNQFKIGNFRFGLDPVLNLIPLGGAIAGFGTSLVLVIAMWRNGASPKLVIRMLLNISIDAVLGSIPFLGNFFDFFSKANEKNIKLLRQHYYEGKHSGSGIGIIISILTVFFLFIGVTFYLIWTLFSWAFSLLNTLGF; encoded by the coding sequence ATGCATAGGGAAAAAACTCCAGCAGATAAATTAAAACAAATTGACCAAGATTTCGGTTGGATTGACCGAATATCTTGGTTAATGGATAATCAATTCAAGATTGGAAACTTTCGCTTCGGACTTGATCCAGTCTTGAATCTCATCCCCTTAGGTGGCGCGATAGCGGGCTTCGGAACCTCTCTGGTTCTTGTCATAGCCATGTGGCGTAACGGCGCCAGTCCAAAATTAGTCATACGCATGTTACTCAATATCTCGATTGATGCTGTTTTGGGTAGCATTCCTTTCCTCGGAAACTTTTTTGATTTTTTTAGCAAGGCCAATGAAAAGAACATCAAATTATTACGACAACATTACTACGAAGGCAAGCATTCAGGCTCGGGTATCGGTATAATCATCAGTATTCTAACGGTCTTCTTCTTATTCATCGGTGTTACATTTTATCTTATCTGGACGTTGTTCTCTTGGGCATTCTCGCTATTGAATACCCTCGGATTCTAA
- a CDS encoding SIMPL domain-containing protein, with protein sequence MKKILLGLAFLGLMTQVNAQQMVNKEFVSTVGRAEEEVTPDIIYIDVTLKEFYENGNTKKKAAIEKLEKDLFDSATKAGVKKEDFTIQNIWSYNVPDKKKKDTDILLSRQYRIKVTNLNNLGQLLDGVDKAGIQSTYISEYDYSKKKELEKSLKTKAVLDAKVNAQILAEAAGQKIGKAIVLSETPQQIIFGVQPMMRNAMYKGAMAEAADSAGDSGLDLNIRPMKVTSEISASFELL encoded by the coding sequence ATGAAAAAAATACTATTAGGACTAGCCTTTTTAGGTTTGATGACCCAAGTAAACGCGCAACAAATGGTTAATAAAGAATTTGTATCTACGGTAGGCCGTGCAGAAGAAGAAGTAACACCAGATATTATCTATATTGATGTTACCCTAAAAGAGTTTTATGAGAACGGTAACACGAAGAAAAAGGCCGCAATAGAAAAGCTAGAAAAAGATCTGTTCGATTCGGCGACAAAAGCGGGTGTAAAAAAAGAAGATTTTACCATCCAGAATATCTGGAGCTATAATGTTCCGGATAAAAAGAAAAAAGACACCGATATCTTGCTCTCCAGACAATACCGTATTAAGGTAACCAACTTGAACAATTTGGGCCAACTATTAGACGGTGTTGACAAAGCCGGTATCCAAAGCACCTATATTAGCGAATATGATTATTCAAAGAAAAAGGAGTTGGAAAAAAGTTTAAAAACCAAGGCGGTATTGGATGCAAAAGTCAATGCTCAAATTTTGGCAGAAGCCGCAGGCCAAAAAATTGGTAAAGCGATCGTATTATCTGAAACACCACAACAAATTATATTTGGCGTACAACCGATGATGCGTAATGCCATGTATAAAGGTGCTATGGCCGAAGCAGCAGACAGCGCTGGTGACAGTGGGTTAGATTTAAATATCAGACCGATGAAAGTTACGAGTGAAATCAGCGCTTCATTTGAGTTATTGTAA
- a CDS encoding cold-shock protein encodes MQEGKVKFFNETKGFGFIIPNSGESEIFVHVSGLVDKVRENDNVSYEVEQGRKGLNAVNVRVI; translated from the coding sequence ATGCAAGAAGGTAAAGTAAAATTCTTTAATGAGACCAAAGGTTTCGGTTTCATCATCCCTAACTCAGGCGAGAGCGAAATTTTTGTTCACGTTTCTGGATTAGTAGACAAAGTTCGTGAGAATGACAATGTATCTTACGAAGTTGAACAAGGCCGTAAAGGTCTTAATGCGGTAAATGTAAGAGTTATCTAA
- a CDS encoding quinol oxidase subunit 4: protein MKRILVLGLSVVIALSMSACYSAHHHHGHGRGPKRMPPGHAKKYYGEQSARDFAPGQQKKKYRH from the coding sequence ATGAAACGTATTCTAGTATTGGGGCTGTCTGTTGTTATTGCGCTATCCATGTCGGCCTGTTATTCTGCCCATCATCACCATGGTCATGGCCGTGGTCCGAAAAGAATGCCTCCTGGGCATGCTAAAAAATACTATGGTGAGCAGTCGGCACGTGATTTTGCTCCAGGACAACAAAAGAAAAAATACAGACATTAA
- a CDS encoding DUF805 domain-containing protein, whose translation MELKENFLKVVRDNYANFEGRARRKEYWMFFLANLIISAVFAILGQIASLFTYVSGLVSLALLIPGIAVTVRRLHDTNKSGWFILVALIPFIGWIYLLYLLVLEGDKASNQYGPDPKALENVTNHPFTQSQDPFGSSQPQDPFGSSQPSNPTPPAPDKDPFA comes from the coding sequence ATGGAACTTAAAGAAAACTTTTTAAAGGTTGTTCGAGACAACTATGCCAACTTTGAAGGAAGGGCTCGCCGCAAGGAATATTGGATGTTTTTCCTTGCAAATCTCATCATTAGCGCAGTATTTGCAATACTTGGACAAATTGCAAGCTTATTTACGTATGTCTCAGGTTTAGTAAGTTTAGCTTTACTAATTCCCGGGATAGCCGTTACGGTCCGAAGATTACATGACACCAATAAATCAGGCTGGTTTATATTAGTTGCATTGATTCCATTTATTGGTTGGATCTACCTGCTTTACTTATTGGTACTGGAAGGCGACAAGGCTTCAAATCAATATGGTCCAGATCCCAAAGCGCTGGAAAACGTAACAAATCATCCTTTTACGCAAAGCCAAGATCCCTTCGGTTCTTCTCAGCCACAGGACCCATTTGGAAGTTCACAACCATCAAATCCTACGCCACCAGCACCTGATAAAGATCCTTTTGCTTAG
- the recO gene encoding DNA repair protein RecO — MLIKTRGIVLKTTNYSESSLVAQIYTEQFGMQSYLITGARKPKAKIKANILQPLHLLEIVATHKDNGSLQRISEARQVPVLQEIPYDIVKSSLALFLNEILYKILKEQENDHYLFEFIHQSVRWLDETHLNLANFHLVFLIKLTRFLGFYPAESKQPRPYFNLHEATFSDSLPEHPLVLQEPHTSIFRNLIESEYSNCDRIKMTASDRQFLLEKVLDFYRLHRTNFKEIKSLYILEEIFR, encoded by the coding sequence ATGCTGATCAAAACTAGGGGTATTGTCCTAAAAACAACCAACTATTCGGAGAGTAGCCTTGTTGCGCAGATATACACGGAACAGTTTGGGATGCAATCCTATCTCATTACGGGCGCAAGGAAGCCTAAAGCAAAGATCAAGGCCAATATTCTTCAACCCTTACATTTACTGGAAATTGTCGCTACACATAAAGATAATGGTTCATTACAACGGATATCCGAAGCGCGTCAAGTCCCTGTTTTGCAAGAAATACCTTATGACATTGTTAAAAGCTCACTTGCCCTTTTTCTGAATGAAATACTCTATAAAATTCTGAAGGAACAAGAAAATGACCATTATCTTTTTGAGTTCATCCACCAGTCTGTCCGCTGGCTAGATGAAACGCATTTAAATCTGGCCAATTTCCATCTTGTTTTTTTAATCAAGCTAACACGCTTTCTCGGGTTTTATCCCGCTGAATCAAAACAGCCCCGCCCTTATTTTAATCTTCATGAAGCTACCTTTTCCGATAGCCTTCCTGAACATCCACTTGTATTGCAGGAACCGCATACGTCAATTTTCAGAAATTTAATCGAATCCGAATATTCAAACTGCGACCGCATCAAAATGACCGCTTCTGATCGGCAATTCCTGCTGGAAAAAGTGCTCGACTTCTATCGTCTCCACCGCACAAATTTTAAAGAAATAAAATCGCTGTATATACTCGAAGAGATTTTTAGATAA
- the rpmB gene encoding 50S ribosomal protein L28 produces MSRICDLTGKAALTGNNVSHSNVKTKRKFYPNLQTKRFYIPEEDRWITLKVSTSAIKTINKNGITAAINKFIVKGSI; encoded by the coding sequence ATGTCAAGAATTTGTGATTTAACAGGCAAAGCGGCGTTAACAGGAAATAACGTTTCTCACTCAAACGTTAAAACTAAACGTAAATTCTATCCAAATTTACAAACTAAACGTTTTTACATTCCAGAAGAAGATCGTTGGATTACATTGAAAGTATCTACTTCTGCTATCAAAACTATCAACAAGAACGGGATTACAGCGGCGATCAATAAATTTATCGTTAAAGGTTCAATCTAA
- the rpmG gene encoding 50S ribosomal protein L33: MAKKGNRVQVILECTEHKESGLPGMSRYITTKNKKNTTERLELKKFNPVLRKVTVHKEIK, encoded by the coding sequence ATGGCTAAAAAAGGAAATAGAGTACAGGTTATCTTAGAATGTACTGAACACAAAGAAAGTGGTCTTCCGGGAATGTCTCGTTACATCACTACTAAAAACAAAAAGAACACAACTGAGCGTTTGGAATTGAAAAAATTCAACCCAGTATTGAGAAAAGTTACTGTTCATAAAGAAATTAAGTAA
- a CDS encoding DUF4295 domain-containing protein yields the protein MAKKAVASLQKGGGKEFTKVIITTKSAKTGAYTFKEGMVHNDKVKDVVAAAQK from the coding sequence ATGGCAAAGAAAGCAGTTGCATCGTTACAAAAAGGTGGCGGTAAAGAATTTACAAAGGTTATTATTACTACTAAATCTGCAAAAACTGGCGCGTATACTTTCAAAGAAGGTATGGTTCACAACGATAAAGTGAAAGACGTCGTTGCTGCAGCTCAAAAATAA